A genomic window from Silene latifolia isolate original U9 population chromosome 11, ASM4854445v1, whole genome shotgun sequence includes:
- the LOC141610811 gene encoding uncharacterized protein LOC141610811 has translation MIQKHWMTKLLRHEKFRRGNTTRRYHCLRINHMYLQSVKREQEIESQAIRKKINMTKEPYLLKQCRPGKRKRTNKRGNDQGYDLPKSDLGADEGSMRKRCRGNSSGKKIKKADVYMEDSYDGAVPSEDELTMEDLVSIAEEYVSTDMKEPQYLQLNSKTRSEKDPTAQKKDMKPHTHNPLSTKSVLMDPLCSGESSIYPVSTGDPAQDMLDLLLGGFLKKSKEAERKNDAITKYIILNHDVSRRSRYDTVGEVVPVVRKKASLKDKVAMLLD, from the exons ATGATTCAGAAGCACTGGATGACAAAACTTCTCAGACACGAAAAGTTCAGAAGAGGAAACACAACTCGGAGGTACCATTGCTTGAGAATAAATCACATGTACTTGCAAAGTGTGAAGCGAGAACAAGAGATAGAAAGTCAAGCCATCAGGAAGAAGATCAACATGACAAAAGAACCTTATTTGCTTAAGCAATGTAGACCGGGTAAAAGAAAAAGAACGAATAAGCGAGGCAATGATCAAGGATATGACTTGCCTAAGAGTGATCTGGGGGCAGATGAGGGTTCTATGAGGAAAAGGTGTCGAGGTAACTCCTCAGGGAAGAAAATAAAGAAGGCAGACGTATATATGGAGGATTCTTATGACGGAGCAGTTCCTAGTGAAGATGAGCTTACCATGGAAGATTTAGTGAGCATTGCTGAAGAG TATGTGAGTACTGATATGAAGGAGCCACAATACTTGCAATTAAATTCCAAGACGAGATCAGAGAAGGATCCCACTGCACAAAAAAAAGATATGAAACCACATACCCATAATCCACTTTCTACTAAATCTGTTTTGATGGATCCTCTATGTAGTGGAGAAAGCAGCATTTATCCGGTCAGTACTGGTGATCCTGCTCAAGACATGCTTGATTTGCTACTTGGTGGTTTTCTTAAGAAGTCGAAGGAAGCAGAAAGGAAAAATGATGCGATAACTAAGTATATAATTCTCAACCATGATGTTAGCAGAAGAAGTCGGTATGATACTGTAGGAGAAGTGGTCCCAGTAGTGAGGAAGAAAGCTAGCCTCAAAGACAAAGTGGCTATGTTGTTGGATTGA